Proteins from a genomic interval of Toxoplasma gondii ME49 chromosome Ia, whole genome shotgun sequence:
- a CDS encoding hypothetical protein (encoded by transcript TGME49_294980~Predicted trans-membrane domain (TMHMM2.0):27-50) — protein sequence MSQVSKSLASHISASINRTGKMDPVTRRFNPCLAFCVVNILLLCIGNLTYDPQSYIILREAFFQGQEHRRHCALNLLSISNAYAARVPPNSGDTARPLTSSNAGRRSSSPTPPASTASNRHPPLHQPSTAPTTAATGTSTVPRRISGRQEQTASSSRGPGLVTGVPGRHHPYRRPPAAVSLPMGVTQASSSPSSASAARAATTVHQRDRSAGIQTGPNEGALRAQISRRLQEHRRRLLQQISLHQYLLQHYRDPHNPSYVVVTPDILHTL from the exons ATGAGTCAAGTATCCAAATCTTTGGCATCCCATATCTCGGCCTCAATCAACAGAACAGGGAAGATGGACCCAGTCACACGACGCTTCAACCCGTGTCTCGCATTTTGTGTGGTCAATATCCTGTTGCTCTGTATCGGCAATCTTACATACGATCCGCAGAGCTACATCATTCTGCGTGAAGCCTTTTTTCAAGGTCAAGAACACCGACGACATTGCGCCTTGAATTTACTATCTATATCGAATGCCTACGCTGCTAGAGTGCCGCCGAACAGTGGGGACACTGCTCGCCCGTTAACCTCCTCGAATGCAGGGAGGCGTAGCTCCAGTCCGACTCCACCTGCATCGACGGCTTCGAACCGGCATCCGCCGCTTCATCAACCAAGTACG GCTCCAACGACCGCAGCGACTG GAACGTCGACTGTGCCACGACGGATTTCAGGAAGGCAGGAACAGACAGCATCGTCGAGCCGAGGCCCCGGCCTCGTTACCGGTGTTCCAGGACGTCACCATCCCTACAGGCGTCCGCCCGCCGCGGTTTCACTGCCTATGGGCGTCACGCAAGCAAGCAGCTCTCCTAGTTCAGCGAGTGCGGCAAGGGCGGCGACTACTGTACACCAGCGCGATCGATCGGCAGGGATACAAACTGGCCCGAATGAAGGTGCCTTGCGCGCGCAAATTTCTCGACGACTGCAGGAACACCGGAGAAGGCTGTTACAACAAATTTCATTGCATCAATATTTATTACAACACTACCGTGACCCACACAATCCTTCGTACGTTGTTGTGACGCCAGACATCCTTCATACATTGTAG
- a CDS encoding hypothetical protein (encoded by transcript TGME49_294990~Signal peptide predicted by SignalP 2.0 HMM (probability 0.780) with cleavage site probability 0.164 at residue 18): protein MRLPVGAISLSGPQGAPASATSTAASLHAPQAAGFSASGLQPPTQGGATASATATGEVSPSPRHGSLQYLEDVLEILERHAFPCSSRQMTASASAGGSGVPPQPCGTSGSGYTQGAYGSSGGYGAASSSTQSTTSSSASGGGVLQPTYDPSSRGFLDYELSVPTGYGVPGSSTQSTTSAGSEGKDSQPEGQGASGSGNMPGAGPSTSGD, encoded by the coding sequence ATGCGACTTCCAGTTGGTGCTATCTCACTTTCGGGTCCACAAGGAGCTCCAGCTTCCGCCACGTCTACGGCTGCGTCACTTCACGCGCCCCAAGCAGCAGGTTTCTCAGCGTCAGGACTGCAGCCTCCAACGCAGGGGGGGGCTACGGCTAGTGCCACAGCGACAGGAGAAGTATCTCCATCACCAAGGCACGGCTCCTTACAATACCTAGAAGACGTACTCGAAATTCTAGAAAGACATGCATTCCCATGCTCAAGCAGACAGATGACGGCTAGTGCCAGCGCGGGAGGATCAGGAGTTCCACCACAACCGTGCGGCACTTCCGGATCAGGATACACGCAAGGTGCATACGGTAGCTCCGGAGGCTACGGAGCTGCCAGCTCCAGTACCCAGTCGACGACTAGTTCCAGCGCGTCAGGAGGAGGAGTTCTGCAACCAACGTATGACCCCTCCAGTCGAGGTTTCCTGGACTACGAACTCAGTGTTCCGACAGGGTACGGAGTTCCAGGATCGAGCACTCAATCGACGACTAGTGCCGGCTCCGAAGGAAAGGATTCTCAACCAGAGGGGCAAGGTGCCTCCGGTTCGGGCAATATGCCAGGAGCAGGTCCAAGTACTAGTGGCGATTGA
- a CDS encoding DEAD/DEAH box helicase domain-containing protein (encoded by transcript TGME49_295010), whose product MEGSALHKLRRAGPPPSRRMQTSKGTDQAKGKLLASHEAAKAKRNATKGGAKTVAAFKRSMHCTGVKGKNVLSHKSKLSRKSPSRGKALLHGVSESDDEDEEEEDEDEEDEEEEDREAGDEEDFEAEEEEEDGEEGEESNKVSEEEDRAEEDQDAGEEDSDSEEDADDQQVTDEAARTMKGRRNNSSYSCTPSRRKRAGDESGAIPGSLAMSPSVEKRRRAGDAAVADDSSFSQPRENEEEPAAAGSPWLGVENAPTFASLGVPPALIRTAASLHIFHPSPIQVLSLPHTLRGKNVCGLAPTGSGKTLGYCWPLLQRIGRGDGHAFMGLVLLPARELAIQVLDQFRIYGVQLGVRVCLLLGGRDLVEEGKLLDQCPHIVIATPGRMSDHVQNDPLRMKKRLSLVDVLVLDEADRLLSDEFEDDLKTILSCVPTSSQGRQTLLFSATVSPALLALQRRFGDDAMPLVDAHPTDQPALPNLSHFYMFVPTRMQPIYLLYLLEHTSPFCSDRGIVFAGSVRQTQQICTALEILKQSATPLHSLMEQRKRVACLEKFRSETSRLLICTDVAGRGLDLPRVEFVINMQVPGKAQDYVHRTGRTARAGRKGVALTFVDPKSVRAVHRIEALINTQLQPLPSINEQDVLKFLSNYSKVVQKSLLFLNEIGFDEKAEQHEEYTKAFKEARRKRRAQKAEIANVVHV is encoded by the exons ATGGAGGGCAGCGCTCTGCACAAGCTGCGTCGAGCGGGACCGCCCCCGTcgcgccgcatgcagacatCCAAAGGTACAGACCAAGCAAAGGGAAAGCTCTTGGCTTCGCATgaagcggcaaaagccaAGAGAAACGCCACAAAAGGCGGCGCCAAGACAGTCGCAGCCTTCAAACGCTCAATGCATTGCACTGGTGTGAAGGGAAAGAATGTCTTGTCCCACAAGTCAAAACTTAGCCGAAAGTCTCCCTCTCGAGGCAAGGCGCTGCTGCACGGTGTGAGtgagagcgacgacgaggacgaagaggaagaagacgaagatgaggaagacgaagaggaagaagacagagaagcgggagacgaggaggactttgaagcagaggaggaagaggaagacggggaagaaggcgaagaaagtaACAAAGTTAGTGAAGAGGAGGATCGTGCCGAGGAGGACCaagacgcaggagaggaagacagtgaTTCTGAAGAGGATGCAGATGACCAACAGGTCACAGATGAAGCTGCGCGTACAATGaagggaaggcgaaacaATTCTTCATATTCGTGTACTCCTTCTCGCAggaagagagcaggagacgaaagtgGAGCCATTCCGGGAAGCCTGGCAATGTCTCCTTccgtggagaaacgaaggagggCGGGGGATGCAGCTGTCGCTGACgactcttctttttctcagccgagagagaatgaGGAAGAGCCAGCTGCGGCAGGCTCTCCCTGGTTAGGGGTCGAGAACGCGCCGACATTCGCCTCTCTGGGTGTGCCGCCAGCTTTGATTCGAACAGCGGCTTCTCTTCACATTTTCCATCCGTCGCCGATTCAAgtcctttctctgccgcaTACTCTGCGCGGGAAGAACGTTTGCGGCCTCGCACCGACGGGGAGCGGCAAGACACTCGGCTACTGCTGGCCTCTCCTTCAGAGAATCGGGCGAGGCGACGGTCACGCTTTCATGGGTCTCGTCTTGCTGCCTGCGCGAGAACTCGCGATTCAA GTCCTCGATCAGTTCCGAATCTACGGAGTCCAGCTGGGGGTGCGTGTATGTCTGCTTCTGGGCGGGCGGGACCTCGTGGAGGAAGGCAAGCTGCTAGACCAGTGCCCGCACATTGTGATCGCGACCCCGGGGCGGATGTCGGACCACGTGCAGAACGATCCGTTGCGGATGAAAAAGCGGCTTTCTCTAGTGGACGTTTTGGTCCTGGACGAGGCGgaccgccttctctccgacGAATTCGAAGACGACTTGAAAACCATTCTTTCTTGTGTGCCCACTTCCTCTCAAGGCCGCCAGACCTTGCTGTTTTCTGCCACCGTCAGCCCGGCGTTGCTGGCGCTACAGCGACGGTTCGGGGACGACGCGATGCCGCTGGTCGATGCTCATCCGACAGACCAGCCCGCGCTGCCGAATCTATCCCATTTCTACATGTTTGTTcccacgcgcatgcagccgatCTATTTGCTGTATCTTCTGGAGCACACCTCGCCGTTCTGCTCGGACAGGGGCATCGTGTTCGCGGGGTCTGTGCGCCAGACTCAGCAGATCTGCACCGCCCTAGAGATTTTGAAGCAGTCAGCCACGCCGCTTCACTCGCTCATGGAGCAGCGCAAGCGCGTCGCGTGTTTGGAGAAATTCCGCAGCGAAACCTCAAGGCTGCTTATCTGCACGGACGTCGCCGGCAGGGGTCTTGACCTCCCGCGAGTCGAGTTCGTCATCAACATGCAAGTCCCAGGAAAGGCGCAGGATTATGTTCACCGGACTGGGCGTACAGCCCGAGCAGGCCGGAAGGGGGTCGCTCTGACATTCGTG GATCCCAAGTCTGTCAGGGCTGTTCACCGGATCGAGGCACTGATCAATACCCAGTTGCAGCCTTTGCCGTCGATAAACGAACAGGACGTTTTGAAGTTCTTGAGCAATTACAGCAAGGTTGTGCAGAAATCGCTTCTGTTTTTGAATGAAATAGGTTTCGACGAGAAGGCCGAACAACATGAAGAATACACAAAAGCTTTCAAGGAAGCGCGAAGGAAACGCCGTGCCCAGAAAGCAGAAATCGCCAATGTCGTCCATGTTTGA
- a CDS encoding hypothetical protein (encoded by transcript TGME49_295000): protein MISFPSHSPRSQFALGPVSSHATTSSEVGARAPRAPAPGTPTSCVSTSQPSFSGSSAAAVAAASAVTTPIIAFSRRCFLDSLSTLVGRKFLLLDEKLAGPLSLLVDAPTLQQHGVDRCYPVCTFPVPANSLSAGAAAAPFVLFVCRPRLALLPLLVQHIHFIEKTYQPTQPPSLSSSAASSFSAFPAPSCFSPSGRHYVVLFVPSASDFLANELRRLLSNPPPLPPALSGASASSSLMSNLGSLPAALTNSLLFSAPGAAPGAPASTLQLNLESTTVAGCPIYFFPLAPDVLSLELPNSFRDIHVFGDPSPCLHAAAAVQLLQQELKNAVIPHLRCLGSAAKTVADHLIQQRKEKQAAAQQQAIWGEAAATTGSDLWGGAGGRNPGRGAFDPAGGLLEDGNGEVLEQLVPVAPPVRFVLSKEDLGGPPDPVDGADAQMRPHQVSDETPANARAGKDRASGPRTMPWNKAETNTSDKKGVDADAANRGQGAGPEPLAEPAGCCAAPPSQGDAAHSETVSTRARTAASTGPAVPSVDMLVLVDRRSDLITPLCSAFTYEALLDAVFGIDAAAVEVPQQLLQQKQAGGAGGGGPGNGGPGGARGSGPKGFPVLLPCGRRQKVPLFSDGLFATLRDLHQSALGAHLHRVANEIQQTYKEKDELRSIQEISVFMNKFKVKQQEHSSLSLHVRLASFLASVTKDPAFFRRLTLEDELLQTGSATSSSSAGATLSAAVLTELENMVDASAPSGGLWWASPGAPLGSTGPRALDAGGPPAGLSHPAKPAAAPCVEDVYRLLCLASVVNGGLKGKQLEGLRKGLIQQHGIREAVRMAHLQRVGLLRQADGVGAGGSTAGGKGGNTLGSWKTLKKECNLIVEEEQSVHDIAYACSGYAPLSVRLLQFLHEQPNGWRSIPHILSLLWGPAMEVRQQQQQSPSGSLQASQQKLLELQQREQRADLSEGEGNSNVTTVMVMYLGGVTYAEIAAIRRLNEMEIAKHQQFLEDQRLGAAPPAKAPPRRRYIIVTTEIINYKKLIASCGEDPEDPCERFLWQAREPGDA from the exons ATGATTTCCTTCCCGTCGCACAGCCCTCGCTCCCAGTTCGCTCTCGGGCCGGTTTCCTCTCATGCCACGACCTCGTCTGAAGTGGGGGCGAGGGCGCCACGCGCTCCTGCCCCCGGCACTCCGACGTCGTGTGTCTCTACCTCCcagccttctttctctggaagTTCGGCGGCCGCCGTCGCGGCCGCATCGGCGGTGACAACTCCGATAATTGCGTTTTCTCGGCGCTGTTTCTTGGACTCTCTGAGCACGCTGGTGGGGCGGAAGTTTCTTTTGCTGGACGAGAAACTCGCAGGGCCTTTGTCGCTGTTGGTAGACGCTCCGACGCTCCAGCAGCATGGGGTCGATCGCTGCTACCCGGTTTGCACGTTTCCAGTCCCGGCAAATTCCTTGTCTGCGGGCGCTGCAGCCGCGCCGTTCGTTCTCTTTGTGTGTCGGCctcgcctcgcgcttctgccgCTCCTCGTGCAGCACATTCACTTCATCGAGAAGACGTACCAGCCGACACAgccgccttcgctgtcttcgtccgcggcctcgtccttctcggcCTTCCCAGCCCCGTCTTGCTTCTCACCGTCGGGGCGCCACTACGTGGTGCTTTTCGTGCCCTCCGCTTCAGACTTCCTTGCGAACGAGTTGCGGCGGCTGCTCTCGAACCCCCCACCGCTACCGCCCGCCCTCTCCGGCGCGTcagcgtcttcgtcgctcatGTCCAATCTGGGCAGTCTGCCGGCGGCGCTCACCAACTCGCTGCTCTTCAGCGCACCTGGAGCGGCACCCGGGGCTCCGGCTTCGACGCTCCAGCTGAACCTCGAGAGCACGACTGTGGCGGGTTGCCCGATCTACTTCTTCCCACTCGCCCCGGACGTTTTGTCTCTGGAGCTCCCGAACTCGTTTCGCGACATCCATGTCTTCGGCGACCCGTCCCcttgtctgcatgcggccGCGGCCGTCCAGCTCCTCCAGCAAGAGCTGAAGAACGCGGTCATTCCTCACCTGCGCTGTCTAGGCAGCGCCGCCAAAACCGTTGCGGACCACCTCATTCAACAGCgcaaggagaagcaggccGCTGCCCAGCAGCAGGCCATCTGGGGCGAGGCCGCCGCCACAACAGGGAGCGACTTGTGGGGTGGCGCTGGAGGCAGGAATCCGGGCCGGGGGGCTTTTGACCCGGCGGGCGGGCTCCTCGAAGACGGCAACGGCGAGGTGCTTGAACAGCTCGTGCCCGTCGCCCCCCCCGTCCGCTTCGTCTTGAGCAAGGAAGACCTCGGAGGTCCGCCAGATCCCGTCGACGGCGCCGACGCCCAGATGCGGCCCCACCAGGTGAGCGACGAGACCCCCGCAAATGCACGCGCGGGGAAGGACAGGGCGAGCGGGCCTCGGACAATGCCTTGGAACAAGGCGGAGACGAACACTTCAGATAAAAAGGGGGTTGACGCAGATGCAGCGAACCGGGGACAGGGCGCTGGGCCGGAACCTCTCGCAGAACCCGCTGGTTGTTGCGCAGCTCCGCCCAGCCAGGGTGACGCGGCGCATTCCGAGACAGTCTCCACGCGCGCTAGGACTGCGGCGTCTACAGGGCCCGCAGTCCCGAGTGTCGACATGCTGGTCCTCGTGGATCGACGCTCGGACCTCATCACGCCGCTGTGCTCGGCCTTCACCTACGAGGCGCTCCTGGACGCGGTTTTCGGCATCGACGCCGCAGCTGTGGAAGTACCGCAGCAGCTCctgcagcagaagcaggCTGGGGGGGCGGGGGGTGGCGGTCCGGGAAACGGTGGGCCAGGAGGTGCCCGGGGTTCGGGTCCGAAGGGATTTCCGGTCTTGCTGCCCTGTGGGCGCCGCCAGAAGGTCCCTCTATTTTCCGACGGTCTCTTCGCGACGCTGCGCGACCTGCACCAGTCGGCGCTCGGTGCGCACCTTCACCGCGTTGCGAACGAGATTCAGCAGACGTacaaagagaaggacgagctGCGGTCCATTCAGGAAATATCTGTCTTCATGAACAAGTTCAAGGTGAAGCAGCAAGAGCActcgtcgctgtcgctgcaCGTCCGgctcgcttccttcctcgcctctgtgACGAAGGACCCTGCCTTCTTCCGACGCCTCACGCTGGAGGACGAACTCCTGCAGACCGGCAGCGCCACAAGCTCCAGCAGTGCCGGCGCGACTCTCAGCGCCGCAGTCCTGACCGAGCTGGAAAACATGGTCGACGCCTCCGCCCCCTCCGGCGGCCTCTGGTGGGCCTCGCCTGGGGCGCCGCTGGGCTCCACTGGCCCCCGGGCGCTCGATGCCGGCGGACCCCCCGCGGGCCTTTCCCACCCCGCGAAGCCCGCAGCCGCGCCTTGCGTTGAAGACGTCTAccgtctcctgtgtctgGCCTCGGTTGTCAACGGCGGCCTCAAAGGCAAGCAACTTGAAGGCCTCAGAAAGGGCTTGATTCAGCAGCACGGCATTCGAGAAGCCGTCCGCATGGCCCACCTGCAAAGGGTCGGTCTCCTCCGGCAGGCGGACGGCGTAGGCGCCGGAGGCAGCACTGCGGGGGGAAAGGGCGGCAACACCCTTGGCAGCTGGAAGACcctgaaaaaagaatgcaacCTGATAGTAGAGGAGGAACAGTCTGTCCACGACATCGCGTACGCTTGCTCAGGATATGCACCACTCTCAGTTCG CCTTTTGCAGTTCCTGCATGAGCAGCCGAACGGCTGGCGCTCGATCCCGCACATTTTGTCTTTGCTGTGGGGCCCGGCGATGGAGGTCCGccagcagcagcaacagtCGCCTTCCGGGTCGCTGCAGGCTTCACAGCAGAAGCTTCTCGAGCTCCAGCAGCGCGAGCAGAGAGCGGACTTGTCTGAAGGCGAGGGCAACTCTAACGTGACAACCGTCATGGTCATGTACCTCGGCGGGGTCACCTACGCTGAGATCGCTGCAATTCGCAGACTTAACGAAATGGAGATCGCGAAGCACCAACAGTTTCTCGAGGACCAGCGCCTCGGTGCGGCGCCACCTGCCAAGGCGCCCCCGCGTCGACGGTACATCATTGTAACGACAGAGATCATTAATTACAAAAAATTGATTGCGAGTTGTGGAGAGGATCCAGAAGATCCATGTGAACGGTTCCTTTGGCAGGCGCGAGAGCCGGGGGATGCTTGA
- a CDS encoding patched family protein (encoded by transcript TGME49_295015), with amino-acid sequence MRILRSWLQTPIGANFASQFAWQGENELRAFQILLIPVYYQTSEESSNFMLDLRRDLKSFKAADAHAYNRLFVFYESDTSILSSTLTNMAWAGFAVMLVSVLLLPSLWSATMVVLVLVLIDVAIIGFMHFWDLPLNMLTMVNLIISIGFSIDYATHICHTFCHCVGRTRDLRVFETLVLIGNPIFHGLLSTLLGVSVLAFTRSYVLRVFFKMMTLVLSLAFAHGVILLPVLLSLIGPMNSRKEPVKEALKNFVKGLKRDNRRENSRECAVESLP; translated from the exons ATGCGGAT CTTGCGTTCATGGCTTCAAACTCCAATAGGGGCGAACTTCGCATCCCAGTTTGCCTGGCAAGGGGAAAACGAGCTCCGGGCTTTTCAAATTCTGCTTATTCCCGTTTATTACCAGACTTCCGAGGAGTCAAGCAATTTCATGCTCGACCTAAG ACGGGATCTAAAAAGTTTCAAGGCAGCGGATGCTCACGCCTACAACCGGCTTTTTGTCTTCTACGAATCGGACACAAGCATTTTGTCAAGCACTCTCACGAACATGGCGTGGGCTGGCTTTGCCGTTATGCTT GTTTCCGTTTTATTGCTACCTTCTCTCTGGAGCGCGACTATGGTTGTCCTAGTCCTTGTCTTGATCGATGTCGCCATCATCGGTTTCATGCACTTCTGGGACCTTCCGCTAAATATGCTCACGATGGTCAACCTCATAATATCTATAG GCTTCTCGATTGACTATGCCACTCACATATGCCATACCTTCTGCCACTGCGTTGGGCGGACACGTGACCTAAGGGTTTTCGAGACCCTTGTTCTGATTGGGAATCCAATCTTCCACGGGCTTCTATCAACCCTGCTCGGCGTTTCCGTCCTTGCTTTTACGAGGTCATACGTTCTCCGAGTTTTCTTCAAAATGATGACTCTTGTTCTGTCGCTTGCCTTCGCTCACGGCGTCATCTTGCTTCCTGTGCTTCTCAGTCTCATCGGCCCTATGAATTCGCGGAAGGAACCGGTGAAAGAGGCTTTGAAAAATTTCGTCAAAGGACTGAAAAGGGATAACCGTAGAGAGAATTCAAGGGAGTGCGCGGTGGAATCCCTGCCGTAG